From Pseudothermotoga thermarum DSM 5069, a single genomic window includes:
- the dnaB gene encoding replicative DNA helicase, protein MNLNMPHNLEAEEAVIGSILIDPSVVNDVMEILRSDDFSSQKHRAIFTAMERLYERGEPIDVLTVCEELKKTGRMKLVGSEIDVARIAEAVPTSANVLYYAQIVRDKAILRSLIEAGRRIEEMAREEREVDEILDQAERIVFDIAESRATRTYEHIGAIMHQVFENLEELRTRASTVEPGAVVSGLPTGLKSLDRQTTGFHKSDLVVVAARPSVGKTAFALTIAKNMAVKFNIPVGIFSLEMSKEQLAQRLLCSEAHVDLHKLRTGYLTNEEWNRLTIAASNLYKANIIVDDEPSLDPRTLRAKARRMKREYNVEAIFVDYLQLMHIRGKNAESRQQEISEISRSLKLLARELDIVVVALSQLSRAVETREDKRPRLSDLRESGAIEQDADTVIFIYREEYYKKTEKIHEPHEAEIIIGKQRNGPIGTVILMFEPQTASFYEIEHGVE, encoded by the coding sequence ATGAATTTGAACATGCCTCATAATTTGGAAGCCGAGGAAGCTGTTATAGGAAGTATCTTAATAGATCCAAGTGTTGTCAACGATGTCATGGAAATACTTAGAAGCGATGATTTCAGCTCTCAAAAACATCGGGCGATTTTCACCGCCATGGAGAGGCTTTACGAAAGAGGAGAACCTATAGATGTTCTAACCGTTTGCGAAGAGTTGAAAAAAACTGGACGCATGAAACTGGTTGGCTCGGAAATCGACGTTGCTCGAATTGCGGAAGCTGTTCCAACTTCTGCAAACGTTTTGTATTACGCTCAAATCGTTCGCGACAAAGCCATTCTTAGAAGTTTGATAGAAGCCGGCCGAAGGATAGAAGAAATGGCTCGAGAGGAGCGCGAAGTAGATGAAATACTCGACCAAGCAGAAAGAATAGTTTTTGACATAGCCGAATCCCGTGCCACAAGAACATACGAACACATAGGTGCGATAATGCACCAGGTTTTCGAAAACCTGGAGGAATTGAGAACCAGAGCAAGCACCGTTGAACCAGGCGCGGTTGTAAGCGGACTACCAACGGGTTTAAAGAGTCTCGACAGGCAAACGACTGGTTTTCACAAATCAGATCTTGTTGTTGTAGCTGCAAGACCTTCGGTAGGTAAAACCGCCTTTGCTTTGACAATAGCCAAGAACATGGCTGTTAAGTTCAACATTCCAGTTGGCATATTCAGCTTAGAAATGTCAAAAGAACAACTTGCGCAAAGACTTTTGTGCAGCGAAGCACATGTTGATTTACACAAACTTAGGACAGGCTATCTGACCAACGAAGAATGGAACAGACTTACGATAGCCGCCTCCAACCTTTACAAGGCAAACATCATCGTTGATGACGAGCCTTCCTTGGATCCAAGGACTTTAAGGGCAAAGGCTAGGCGCATGAAAAGAGAATACAACGTTGAGGCAATTTTTGTGGATTACCTTCAGTTGATGCACATACGCGGTAAAAATGCCGAAAGTAGGCAACAAGAAATCTCGGAAATATCCCGTTCCTTAAAACTTTTGGCAAGAGAACTGGATATAGTCGTGGTGGCTTTATCGCAACTTTCAAGAGCCGTCGAAACAAGGGAAGATAAAAGACCAAGGTTGAGCGATTTGAGAGAATCTGGTGCAATTGAGCAAGATGCTGACACCGTCATCTTCATCTACCGAGAGGAATATTACAAGAAGACTGAAAAAATACACGAACCACATGAGGCGGAGATAATCATAGGTAAACAAAGAAATGGTCCTATTGGAACGGTCATTTTAATGTTTGAACCACAGACGGCTTCTTTCTACGAAATTGAGCATGGAGTTGAGTAA
- the hutH gene encoding histidine ammonia-lyase, whose protein sequence is MSLVYVGHRLKIQEVIKVARNFEKVEIPEDVLKRMEKSRKKVESVLSQEKVVYGVNTGFGALATVKISKEELLKLQENIILSHACGIGDPLSEDIVRAAMLLRAHSLALGFSGVRPIVVEKLCELLNKRITPFVPSKGSVGASGDLAPLSHIALVLLNKGYVYVDGKAIPTQEVTAKLGFEPLQLAEKEGLSLVNGTQAMTAILALCINDCLNMVELATRIAALSSDILFASPDAYSKVVGIARPHRGQKIVAKMLEKLFQGSKIRESHKNCLRVQDAYSLRCIPQVYGVVLDTIFYALNIAEIEMNSATDNPLVYEDEIISQGNFHGEPIALVADFLTIALTSFGNMIERRIDRLVNPKTNEGLPAFLTPHSGTNSGYMIWQYTAAALCNENKILSHPASCDTIPTSAYQEDHVSMGMNACLKLLKVIDNVTSLLAIEAMCAIRALRFRRPLTTSPENEKLVSQIEPLLIDKLEDEFMYDQFVSVKDFLQKKIKNVYNEWWLDYEGDDNL, encoded by the coding sequence GTGAGTTTGGTTTACGTTGGACATAGGTTGAAAATTCAAGAAGTGATCAAAGTGGCTAGAAATTTTGAAAAAGTTGAAATACCAGAGGATGTGTTGAAAAGGATGGAAAAAAGTAGGAAAAAAGTTGAATCTGTTCTTTCACAAGAAAAAGTTGTCTACGGTGTGAACACAGGTTTTGGCGCTTTGGCAACTGTTAAAATCTCAAAAGAAGAATTGTTGAAACTTCAAGAAAACATCATCCTGTCCCATGCCTGTGGTATAGGAGATCCTTTGTCTGAAGACATAGTGAGAGCTGCCATGTTGCTCAGGGCACATTCACTGGCATTAGGTTTTTCCGGGGTCAGGCCAATTGTAGTTGAAAAATTGTGCGAACTGTTGAACAAAAGAATCACACCGTTTGTACCCTCAAAAGGCTCTGTTGGAGCAAGCGGCGATTTGGCACCACTTTCTCACATAGCGCTTGTACTTTTAAACAAAGGGTATGTCTATGTCGACGGCAAAGCCATTCCAACCCAAGAGGTAACTGCTAAACTTGGATTTGAACCATTACAACTTGCTGAGAAAGAAGGTTTGAGCTTGGTCAATGGAACGCAAGCTATGACTGCCATACTGGCTTTGTGCATCAACGATTGCTTAAACATGGTTGAACTTGCAACTAGAATTGCAGCATTGTCTTCAGATATCTTGTTTGCCTCGCCGGACGCTTACTCAAAAGTTGTAGGGATCGCAAGACCTCACAGAGGACAAAAAATTGTTGCCAAAATGCTTGAAAAACTTTTTCAAGGAAGCAAAATAAGGGAATCTCACAAAAATTGTCTTAGAGTTCAAGATGCTTACAGTCTTCGCTGTATACCTCAGGTGTACGGGGTAGTTCTCGATACAATTTTTTATGCCCTAAATATCGCTGAAATTGAAATGAATTCGGCTACCGATAATCCTTTGGTTTACGAAGATGAGATAATTTCGCAGGGTAATTTCCACGGAGAACCAATAGCTTTGGTTGCAGATTTTTTGACTATAGCGTTGACAAGCTTTGGAAACATGATTGAAAGAAGGATCGATAGGCTTGTAAACCCAAAAACAAACGAAGGTTTACCAGCTTTCCTCACTCCTCACAGTGGTACAAACTCTGGATACATGATATGGCAATACACTGCCGCTGCGCTTTGCAACGAAAACAAAATCCTTTCCCATCCGGCTTCATGTGATACAATTCCAACGAGCGCTTATCAAGAAGACCATGTCAGCATGGGGATGAACGCATGTTTGAAATTACTTAAAGTTATAGACAACGTAACTTCGCTGTTGGCAATAGAAGCTATGTGTGCCATCAGAGCTTTGAGGTTTCGAAGACCGCTCACAACCTCTCCAGAAAACGAAAAGCTAGTTTCGCAAATAGAGCCATTGCTGATTGACAAGTTGGAAGATGAATTTATGTACGATCAATTTGTGAGTGTCAAGGATTTTCTTCAAAAGAAGATTAAAAACGTGTACAACGAGTGGTGGTTGGACTATGAGGGCGACGATAACCTTTAA
- a CDS encoding TM0106 family RecB-like putative nuclease, with product MRATITFNDIEEYISCPRKYFLQPPEEELFKSFEQNTRNLLNLNFSVENPVISINFHEKTLISDPDLIIPDKNGWKIVLKKTAKNFKEKYLLEAAFHGYVFSNAGFPVTEVIVTSEFFTQKIDWKNSLPLLFSTLEQMAKIQPTEPPQPKPCELCKNCQYVFDCTKDLIQKQDLLAIHGISDKTKEKLAKCGIFSLSDLLNFKEKCSKHFDEKLVKKALSLLQEKPIILTPYKKLEPGVFVDIEFNSLKHFDFLFGILQDDKYTPYLCKDENEEKEVFKELLDLFLKLNCPIYHYGPYEPKRFQQLAYKYKEFLPMYERVKKNFFDLYQFLCKHVALPLFTYSLKSVARYFGFTATTQLDSSKANRYFQRWLLTKDDHYLSVLLKYNEEDLRSTKLVFERLNFLVDQDVTSQQP from the coding sequence ATGAGGGCGACGATAACCTTTAACGACATTGAAGAATACATCAGCTGTCCAAGAAAATACTTTCTTCAACCACCTGAAGAGGAATTATTCAAAAGTTTTGAGCAAAACACAAGAAACTTGCTAAACTTAAATTTCTCCGTTGAAAATCCGGTAATCAGCATCAACTTTCATGAGAAAACTTTGATCTCCGATCCTGATTTGATAATCCCCGATAAAAACGGATGGAAAATCGTTCTGAAGAAGACTGCAAAAAATTTCAAGGAAAAGTATCTTTTGGAAGCCGCTTTTCACGGTTACGTTTTCTCAAACGCAGGTTTTCCTGTGACAGAGGTGATTGTAACTTCAGAATTTTTCACACAAAAAATCGATTGGAAAAATTCTCTACCATTGCTTTTTTCAACGTTAGAACAGATGGCAAAGATCCAACCAACAGAACCCCCACAACCAAAGCCATGCGAGCTTTGCAAAAATTGCCAATATGTTTTTGATTGCACAAAGGATTTGATACAAAAACAAGACTTACTTGCAATCCATGGAATAAGCGATAAAACCAAGGAAAAGCTAGCCAAATGTGGAATCTTCTCGCTTTCCGATCTTTTGAACTTTAAAGAGAAATGTTCAAAGCACTTCGATGAAAAACTCGTGAAAAAAGCTTTATCTCTTCTTCAAGAAAAACCGATAATTCTTACGCCTTACAAAAAACTTGAGCCAGGAGTGTTTGTGGATATAGAGTTCAACAGTTTAAAACACTTCGATTTCCTTTTCGGAATATTGCAAGATGATAAATACACACCGTATCTTTGCAAAGATGAAAATGAAGAAAAAGAGGTTTTCAAAGAGCTTCTTGATCTCTTTTTGAAGCTAAATTGCCCAATATACCATTATGGGCCTTATGAACCAAAAAGGTTCCAACAACTCGCATACAAGTATAAGGAATTTCTTCCTATGTATGAAAGAGTGAAGAAAAACTTCTTCGATTTATACCAATTCCTCTGCAAACACGTGGCACTACCGCTTTTCACCTATTCGCTAAAAAGCGTTGCACGCTACTTTGGCTTTACCGCAACAACTCAACTTGACAGTTCAAAAGCCAATAGGTATTTCCAACGCTGGCTTTTGACCAAGGACGATCATTACCTTTCAGTCCTCTTAAAGTACAACGAAGAGGATCTAAGATCCACCAAACTTGTTTTCGAAAGATTGAATTTTCTTGTCGACCAAGATGTTACCTCACAGCAACCTTGA
- a CDS encoding phospholipase D-like domain-containing protein: MKVVLPLIMISLVGFSVNILFTPLEDVSKIVDLINSAENNVFIVTYSIDHPLIVESLQSAWNRGVNVKVICETLLLNVSFPIMLDVESSLMHMKFMVVDSSILALGSANFTTNSLHTSYNDILIFQDEFLATKFEDFFDELWHGNVQPFEVHLGKIYITNHQLEKTVLFELSKAKKSIKVMMFALSHPKVWSTLKVLASKGVRVDILVDRWFFKNSSLSKMPFSCFNLKVYNDFTVHSKLFIIDEETVITGSANATVSSYNANAEMLAVIKDKKIVEKYLKYFENVWQGGESVEDLRF; this comes from the coding sequence ATGAAAGTTGTTTTGCCATTGATAATGATATCACTTGTCGGATTTTCCGTTAACATTTTGTTCACCCCATTGGAGGATGTCTCCAAAATAGTTGATTTGATCAACTCCGCTGAGAACAACGTCTTCATCGTGACTTACTCGATTGATCATCCACTCATCGTTGAAAGTTTGCAAAGTGCATGGAACCGTGGGGTAAACGTCAAGGTAATTTGTGAAACTTTGCTTTTAAACGTTAGTTTTCCGATAATGTTGGATGTGGAAAGTTCCTTGATGCACATGAAGTTCATGGTTGTGGATAGTTCAATTCTTGCTTTGGGATCGGCGAATTTTACGACAAACAGCCTTCATACGTCTTACAATGACATTTTGATCTTTCAAGACGAATTTTTAGCCACAAAATTCGAGGATTTTTTCGATGAACTTTGGCATGGAAACGTTCAACCTTTCGAAGTTCATCTTGGAAAAATTTACATAACAAATCATCAGCTTGAAAAAACCGTTCTTTTTGAACTTTCAAAAGCCAAAAAATCTATCAAGGTGATGATGTTTGCCCTTAGCCATCCAAAGGTTTGGTCGACTTTGAAAGTTCTTGCTTCAAAAGGTGTAAGGGTGGATATTCTGGTCGACAGATGGTTTTTCAAAAATTCCTCTCTTTCCAAGATGCCTTTTTCTTGCTTCAACTTAAAAGTCTACAACGACTTTACCGTTCACAGCAAACTGTTTATAATTGACGAAGAAACAGTTATAACTGGCTCAGCCAACGCGACCGTCAGTAGTTACAACGCAAATGCTGAAATGCTTGCTGTGATAAAAGATAAAAAGATTGTGGAAAAATATCTGAAGTATTTTGAAAACGTATGGCAAGGAGGAGAAAGCGTTGAAGATCTTCGTTTTTGA
- a CDS encoding radical SAM protein: MAVVGGIKGVIYRQAGKIVSAVLRNTDEEGLYRLFSTLSALTKEPSKSGLKKLAIMAKEKHPMITSWVKVFRRSSPKCVEKIINNLIINEFAIGEPIRQQKMHEYKVVLPKLGVISPTYACNLNCVGCYAGLYGRKYELTKEEVRKVFKEANELGIYFWVITGGEPFYWPHLMEILEEFKDNYFLIYTNGTLITEEVAKKLAELGNATPAISVEGFELDTDWRRGRGVFKSILDAWDRLRRHGVPFGASITATRMNHDTLMKDEFWQFLEEQQVTYVWIFQYMPVAMNASIDLVPTPQQRFERFFKTDQMRLSGKFAFVADFWNHGFLTHGCLSSGAKYFHVNAKGYVEPCVFQQFAVDNIREKSLIEILKSPFFEANKRMIPYSNNLFRPCPIIDNPKVYRAMVKHFNAIPQHEGSEKIVTDLAPEIDKLAEEWKKYADKLWYEYGYVDRYPVNRGIYNYETRMRRYANREEALAVDKTLK; this comes from the coding sequence ATGGCCGTTGTAGGAGGCATAAAAGGAGTAATTTACAGACAAGCTGGAAAGATTGTCTCAGCAGTTTTGAGAAACACCGACGAAGAAGGTTTGTACAGATTGTTCTCAACGCTGAGCGCACTCACCAAAGAACCATCGAAAAGTGGTCTGAAAAAACTCGCAATCATGGCAAAGGAAAAACATCCAATGATCACAAGCTGGGTGAAAGTTTTCAGAAGATCTAGCCCAAAATGCGTCGAAAAGATCATCAACAACCTTATCATCAACGAGTTTGCCATCGGTGAACCAATCAGGCAACAAAAGATGCACGAATACAAAGTAGTACTTCCAAAACTCGGTGTGATTAGCCCAACGTATGCTTGCAACTTGAACTGCGTTGGATGTTACGCTGGTTTGTACGGCAGAAAATACGAGCTGACAAAAGAAGAAGTTAGAAAAGTTTTCAAAGAAGCAAACGAACTTGGCATTTACTTCTGGGTCATCACCGGTGGAGAGCCGTTCTACTGGCCTCACCTGATGGAAATCCTTGAAGAATTCAAGGACAACTATTTCCTCATTTACACCAACGGAACTTTGATAACCGAAGAAGTTGCCAAAAAACTTGCGGAGCTTGGTAACGCTACGCCTGCCATATCGGTTGAAGGTTTCGAATTGGACACAGACTGGAGAAGAGGGAGAGGAGTCTTCAAGAGTATACTCGATGCATGGGATAGATTGAGAAGACACGGTGTTCCATTTGGAGCTTCCATAACTGCCACAAGGATGAACCACGATACTTTGATGAAAGATGAATTCTGGCAATTCTTGGAAGAACAGCAAGTTACATATGTTTGGATATTCCAGTACATGCCTGTGGCGATGAACGCTTCAATAGACTTGGTGCCAACTCCACAACAAAGGTTTGAAAGATTCTTCAAAACCGATCAAATGAGACTTAGTGGAAAATTCGCGTTTGTCGCTGACTTTTGGAACCATGGCTTCTTGACCCATGGATGTCTCTCGTCTGGTGCAAAGTATTTCCACGTGAATGCGAAAGGTTACGTTGAGCCGTGCGTGTTCCAACAGTTTGCAGTTGACAACATCCGCGAAAAATCTTTGATCGAAATACTCAAATCGCCGTTCTTTGAGGCCAACAAACGCATGATTCCATATTCGAACAACCTGTTCAGACCATGTCCAATAATAGACAATCCAAAAGTTTACAGAGCCATGGTCAAACACTTCAACGCCATACCGCAGCACGAAGGTTCTGAAAAAATCGTGACAGATCTAGCACCAGAGATAGACAAACTTGCAGAGGAATGGAAAAAGTACGCCGATAAACTTTGGTACGAATACGGTTACGTTGACAGATATCCAGTCAACAGAGGTATCTACAATTACGAAACTCGCATGAGGCGCTACGCCAACAGAGAGGAAGCCCTTGCCGTTGATAAAACTTTAAAGTGA
- a CDS encoding TetR/AcrR family transcriptional regulator: MKNTREKILEAARIAFSEKGFDGVSMEEIAQRAGVRKALIYYYFPSKEVLFEEVWNSALEELENHIFKEIEGENYYIRKIKRFLRAYIDFVTSKKVISKVIQKEKASILDADQSDSLKSRLKERYNSFVEKVVKLIEEGKQNQVIHPDVDPKAAAQIIAEVVNNFNATPETVSSLQTIILRGLTKEA; this comes from the coding sequence ATGAAAAACACCAGAGAAAAGATTTTGGAAGCAGCAAGAATTGCGTTCTCGGAAAAAGGTTTTGACGGCGTAAGCATGGAAGAAATAGCGCAAAGGGCTGGTGTACGCAAAGCCTTGATATACTATTATTTTCCAAGCAAGGAAGTGCTCTTTGAAGAAGTTTGGAACAGCGCTTTGGAGGAGCTTGAAAACCACATTTTCAAAGAGATTGAAGGGGAAAATTACTATATCCGAAAAATAAAAAGGTTTTTAAGAGCTTACATAGACTTTGTGACCAGCAAGAAAGTAATATCCAAAGTCATCCAGAAAGAAAAAGCTTCCATATTGGATGCCGATCAAAGCGACAGTTTGAAATCAAGACTTAAGGAACGCTACAACAGTTTTGTTGAAAAGGTTGTAAAACTAATAGAAGAAGGCAAGCAAAACCAAGTCATTCATCCCGACGTAGATCCAAAAGCAGCCGCACAGATAATTGCCGAGGTTGTTAACAATTTCAACGCAACCCCGGAAACTGTAAGTAGTTTGCAAACGATAATTCTGCGTGGTCTTACCAAAGAAGCTTGA
- a CDS encoding Cof-type HAD-IIB family hydrolase, whose protein sequence is MKIFVFDLDGTILQDSHQIHPESYRAIKELIKCGKEIVFASGRMLPSIQKLLSKYFEKEFPIIAYNGTVVWLPGVGKILDVKVDTKDAIEVINYLRELKIHRQAYINDKLVVEEDNEYARAYSEHSQVELVVVDDLVDEVKKHGTSKLLAIAEPHVLDSIIPELREKFPNLKIFKSFDTYLDFVPAGYDKGYALKLIAQVKKWDLSQAVAFGDNDNDIPLFEAVGYSVAVENATDGLKEVADVVVKSNKDGGPGSFILDMLDNGKWDCDIQKS, encoded by the coding sequence TTGAAGATCTTCGTTTTTGACTTAGATGGGACGATATTGCAAGATTCTCATCAGATTCATCCCGAAAGTTATAGAGCCATAAAAGAGTTGATAAAGTGTGGAAAAGAAATTGTTTTTGCCAGTGGAAGGATGTTACCGTCCATTCAAAAGCTTCTTTCAAAGTACTTTGAGAAAGAGTTTCCAATCATTGCGTACAACGGAACTGTTGTTTGGTTGCCCGGCGTTGGAAAAATATTGGATGTGAAGGTCGACACAAAGGATGCAATCGAGGTCATAAATTATTTAAGAGAGCTCAAAATTCACAGGCAAGCTTACATAAACGACAAGTTGGTTGTTGAGGAAGACAACGAGTATGCTAGAGCTTACAGCGAACATTCTCAAGTTGAGCTTGTGGTTGTGGACGATCTTGTGGATGAGGTAAAAAAGCACGGGACAAGTAAGCTTCTTGCGATAGCAGAACCGCATGTTTTAGATTCGATTATTCCAGAACTTCGTGAAAAATTTCCAAATCTAAAGATTTTCAAATCTTTCGATACTTATCTTGACTTTGTACCAGCCGGGTACGATAAAGGATATGCGTTGAAATTGATTGCTCAAGTTAAAAAATGGGATTTAAGTCAAGCAGTGGCTTTTGGGGACAACGACAACGATATTCCGCTTTTTGAAGCAGTTGGTTACTCTGTTGCCGTTGAAAATGCCACCGATGGATTGAAGGAGGTTGCCGACGTTGTTGTCAAAAGTAACAAAGACGGTGGTCCTGGTAGTTTTATCCTTGACATGTTGGACAATGGCAAATGGGATTGTGATATCCAAAAATCTTGA
- the ispF gene encoding 2-C-methyl-D-erythritol 2,4-cyclodiphosphate synthase, whose product MELRIGFGVDRHPFKEGRKLILAGVEVESSFGLDGHSDADVVCHALIDALLGATCLGDIGQHFPEETTPVGSSSIKMLEKISRLIEKLGWKIVNVDTTVICGKIKLSNLREKMVQSLAAALNVNEDQVSVKFKSGNNLGFEAKDGISCYAICLLSR is encoded by the coding sequence TTGGAACTGAGAATTGGATTCGGTGTGGATAGACACCCTTTTAAAGAGGGAAGAAAGTTGATCTTGGCTGGTGTAGAAGTTGAGTCATCCTTTGGTTTGGATGGTCATTCGGATGCGGATGTGGTATGTCATGCTTTGATAGACGCCTTGCTCGGAGCAACCTGTCTTGGAGATATAGGGCAACATTTTCCAGAAGAAACCACGCCAGTTGGTTCATCGAGTATAAAGATGCTTGAGAAAATATCTCGGCTAATCGAAAAACTCGGTTGGAAGATAGTAAACGTTGACACAACGGTGATCTGCGGGAAGATAAAGCTTTCCAACTTAAGAGAAAAAATGGTTCAATCTTTGGCAGCAGCGTTGAATGTAAACGAAGACCAAGTGAGCGTTAAATTCAAAAGCGGGAACAACCTTGGTTTTGAAGCAAAAGATGGTATTTCTTGCTATGCAATTTGTCTTCTTTCAAGGTAA